A window of Hippoglossus stenolepis isolate QCI-W04-F060 chromosome 18, HSTE1.2, whole genome shotgun sequence contains these coding sequences:
- the dmtn gene encoding dematin isoform X1, with product MQKVEGRGTPVNLPSSRGPSTPGSPATGIMTRVNDQVVGYRDLAALPRDKTILQVERPDLMTYQPHLSFSPLDPPRRERSLSPPPSSPTMSPEVKARRAESDSGSPGGSSLQLNTGRKISVSLQHFHRPDNGTNIYMKPPIYKQDAAKPLEGSGVIRSAMFPAAQPPDPNQPSKIETEYWPCPPSLAAMEIEWRKKKLPEEDEFEDLTEEARTLQEQELEKIKSNLGRLILKEEKEKGLNFRRKTQSLPDRTHMHTSLSVSASKSPSHSGLTRMQSAEFSTDGDKAASDAQNGDARRERMDRGNSLPSILEQKIYPYEALIVTHRGRSKLPPGVDRTRLERHLSSEDFLRVFEMPMADFDRLSLWKRNTLKKRASLF from the exons ATGCAGAAG GTGGAGGGACGGGGCACCCCGGTCAACCTGCCCTCTTCCAGGGGCCCGAGCACCCCGGGCTCTCCGGCCACAGGCATCATG ACCCGGGTGAACGACCAGGTGGTGGGTTACAGGGACCTGGCCGCTCTGCCCAGAGATAAGACCATCCTGCAGGTGGAGAGACCCGACCTCATGACCTACCAGCCGCACCTGAGCTTCTCGCCGCTCGACCCGCCGCGCAGAGAG cgctccctctccccccccccctcgtctcCGACCATGTCTCCTGAG gtgaaGGCTCGCAGAGCAGAGAGTGACAGCGGTTCTCCTGGAGGATCCTCGTTGCAGCTCAACACCGGACGGAAGATCAGCGTCAGTCTGCAGCATTTCCACCGACCAG ATAATGGAACCAACATCTACATGAAACCTCCGATCTACAAACAGG ATGCTGCCAAACCTCTGGAGGGCAGTGGCGTGATTCGCTCGGCCATGTTCCCAGCGGCTCAGCCTCCAGATCCCAACCAGCCGTCCAAGATAGAGACAGAGTACTGGCCCTGCCCGCCATCGCTGGCCGCCAtgg AGATCgagtggaggaagaagaagctgcCGGAGGAAGATGAGTTTGAGGACCTGACAGAAGAAGCCAGGAcgctgcaggagcaggagctggagaag ATCAAGTCCAACCTGGGTCGTCTGAtcctgaaggaggagaaggaaaaaggcCTTAACTTCCGCAGGAAGACACAGTCACTTCCTGacagaacacacatgcacacca GTTTGTCAGTGAGTGCATCGAAGTCTCCGTCACACTCGGGTTTGACCAGA ATGCAGTCAGCAGAGTTTTCCACCGACGGAGACAAAGCAGCTTCAG ATGCTCAG AATGGAGACGCTCGCAGAGagaggatggacagagggaACTCTCTGCCCAGTATCCTGGAGCAGAAG ATCTATCCCTATGAAGCTCTGATTGTGACCCACAGAGGGCGCTCTAAGCTGCCGCCAGGAGTCGACCGCACCCGACTGGAG AGGCACCTGTCCTCGGAGGACTTCCTGCGGGTGTTCGAGATGCCGATGGCCGACTTCGACCGTCTCTCCTTGTGGAAACGAAATACACTGAAGAAGAGAGCTTCACTTTTCTAA
- the pbdc1 gene encoding protein PBDC1, with translation MASDEVLSSLGVGGAMAAAHALSLPADAYGNDPRLEAMWAMKAYNHAEVYFNLISSVDAKFLKLTKLDDSIYSSFRETFKDLDIKLLKTDDLKSNEAKERWRPFCNQFEELIEDFNYGTLLRLDCEKDYTEENTLFATRAQFFAVEIARNREGCNDAVFKSKSAKLTS, from the exons ATGGCGTCTGACGAGGTGCTGTCCTCTCTG ggggtggggggagcCATGGCTGCAGCTCACgctctgtctcttcctgctGACGCTTACGGAAATGAC ccGCGGCTCGAGGCCATGTGGGCGATGAAGGCGTACAACCACGCTGAGGTTTACTTCAAC CTCATTTCATCAGTGGATGCAAAGTTCCTGAAACTAACTAAACTGGACGATAGTATCTATTCGTCCTTCAGAGAAACGTTCAAAGATCTCGACATTAAACTTCTGAAAACAGACGACCTGAAATCTAACGAAGCCAAAGAG CGCTGGCGTCCGTTCTGTAACCAGTTCGAAGAACTCATCGAAGATTTCAACTACGGGACTCTGCTGCGTCTGGACTGTGAGAAGGATTACACCGAGGAAAACACCCTCTTCG CCACCAGGGCGCAGTTCTTCGCTGTTGAAATCGCCCGTAACAGAGAAGGATGTAACGACGCCGTGTTCAAGTCTAAAAGTGCGAAGTTAACATCCTAA
- the dmtn gene encoding dematin isoform X2 — MQKVEGRGTPVNLPSSRGPSTPGSPATGIMTRVNDQVVGYRDLAALPRDKTILQVERPDLMTYQPHLSFSPLDPPRRERSLSPPPSSPTMSPEVKARRAESDSGSPGGSSLQLNTGRKISVSLQHFHRPDNGTNIYMKPPIYKQDAAKPLEGSGVIRSAMFPAAQPPDPNQPSKIETEYWPCPPSLAAMEIEWRKKKLPEEDEFEDLTEEARTLQEQELEKIKSNLGRLILKEEKEKGLNFRRKTQSLPDRTHMHTSLSVSASKSPSHSGLTRMQSAEFSTDGDKAASDAQNGDARRERMDRGNSLPSILEQKIYPYEALIVTHRGRSKLPPGVDRTRLEIFSN, encoded by the exons ATGCAGAAG GTGGAGGGACGGGGCACCCCGGTCAACCTGCCCTCTTCCAGGGGCCCGAGCACCCCGGGCTCTCCGGCCACAGGCATCATG ACCCGGGTGAACGACCAGGTGGTGGGTTACAGGGACCTGGCCGCTCTGCCCAGAGATAAGACCATCCTGCAGGTGGAGAGACCCGACCTCATGACCTACCAGCCGCACCTGAGCTTCTCGCCGCTCGACCCGCCGCGCAGAGAG cgctccctctccccccccccctcgtctcCGACCATGTCTCCTGAG gtgaaGGCTCGCAGAGCAGAGAGTGACAGCGGTTCTCCTGGAGGATCCTCGTTGCAGCTCAACACCGGACGGAAGATCAGCGTCAGTCTGCAGCATTTCCACCGACCAG ATAATGGAACCAACATCTACATGAAACCTCCGATCTACAAACAGG ATGCTGCCAAACCTCTGGAGGGCAGTGGCGTGATTCGCTCGGCCATGTTCCCAGCGGCTCAGCCTCCAGATCCCAACCAGCCGTCCAAGATAGAGACAGAGTACTGGCCCTGCCCGCCATCGCTGGCCGCCAtgg AGATCgagtggaggaagaagaagctgcCGGAGGAAGATGAGTTTGAGGACCTGACAGAAGAAGCCAGGAcgctgcaggagcaggagctggagaag ATCAAGTCCAACCTGGGTCGTCTGAtcctgaaggaggagaaggaaaaaggcCTTAACTTCCGCAGGAAGACACAGTCACTTCCTGacagaacacacatgcacacca GTTTGTCAGTGAGTGCATCGAAGTCTCCGTCACACTCGGGTTTGACCAGA ATGCAGTCAGCAGAGTTTTCCACCGACGGAGACAAAGCAGCTTCAG ATGCTCAG AATGGAGACGCTCGCAGAGagaggatggacagagggaACTCTCTGCCCAGTATCCTGGAGCAGAAG ATCTATCCCTATGAAGCTCTGATTGTGACCCACAGAGGGCGCTCTAAGCTGCCGCCAGGAGTCGACCGCACCCGACTGGAG ATCTTTTCAAACTGA
- the xpo7 gene encoding exportin-7 isoform X2, producing MKWRKMADHVQGLAQLEILCKQLYETTESAVRLQAEKALVEFTNSPDCLSKCQLLLERGSSSYSQLLAATCLSKLVSRTSNPLPLEQRIDIRNYVLNYLATRPKLAAFVTQALIQLYARITKLGWFDCQKDDYVFRNVIADVTRFLQDSVEHCIIGVTILSQLTNEINQADTTHPLTKHRKIASSFRDSSLFDIFTLSCNLLKQASGKNLNLNDESQHGLLMQLLKLSYNCLNYDFIGTSTDESSDDLCTVQIPTSWRSAFLDSSTLQLFFNLYHSIPPSLSPLVLSCLVQIASVRRSLFNNAERAKFLSHLVDGVKRILANPQCLPDPNNYHEFCRLLARLKSNYQLGELVKVENYPEVIRLIANFTVTSLQHWEFAPNSVHYLLSLWQRLAASVPYVKATEPHLLETYTPEVTKAYITSRLESVHVILRDGLEDPLDDAGLVQQQLDQLSTIGRCEYEKTCALLVQLFDQAAQTYQELLQSTNSSAADITVQEGRLTWLVYIIGAVIGGRVSFASTDEQDAMDGELVCRVLQLMNLTDSRLAQAGNERLELAMLSFFEQFRKIYIGDQVQKSSKLYRRLSEVLGLNDETMVLSVFIGKIITNLKYWGQCEPITSKTLQLLNDLSLGYSSVRKLVKLTAVQFMLNNHTSEHFSFLGVNNQSNLSDMRCRTTFYTALGRLLMVDLGEDEDQFEQFMLPLTAAFETVAQMLSTNTFNEQEAKRTLVGLVRDLRGIAFAFNAKTSFMMLFDWIYPAYMPILQRAIELWYHDPACTTPVLKLMAELVHNRSQRLQFDVSSPNGILLFRETSKMITTYGNRILTLGEVPKDQVYGVKLKGVSVCFAMLKAVLSGNYVNFGVFRLYGDDALDNALQTFIKLLLSIPHSDLLDYPKLSQSFYSLLEVLTQDHMNFIASLEPHVVMYILSSISEGLTALDTMVCTGCCSSLDHIVTYLFKQLSRSTKKRPAPMATDDRFLHIMQQHPEMIQQMLSTVLNIIIFEDCRNQWSMSRPLLGLILLNEKYFADLRNSIVNSQPPEKQQAMHLCFENLMEGIERNLLTKNRDRFTQNLSVFRREVNDSMKNSTYGVNSNDMMS from the exons GGCCTTGCCCAGCTGGAGATCCTGTGTAAGCAGCTGTACGAGACGACCGAATCCGCCGTCCGACTCCAGGCAGAGAAAGCTCTGGTCGAGTTCACCAACAGCCCCGACTGTCTCAGCAAgtgtcagctgctgctggagagaggCAGC TCGTCGTACTCTCAGCTGCTCGCAGCCACGTGTTTGTCTAAATTGGTTTCTCGGACCAGCAACCCTCTGCCCCTGGAGCAACGCATCGACATAC GGAACTATGTTCTGAATTATTTGGCCACGCGGCCGAAGTTAGCGGCGTTTGTGACCCAGGCTCTGATCCAGCTGTACGCCCGAATCACCAAGCTGGGCTGGTTCGACTGTCAGAAAGATGACTACGTGTTCAGGAACGTCATCGCTGATGTGACTCGCTTCCTACAG GACAGTGTTGAACACTGCATCATAGGGGTGACCATTCTGTCCCAGCTGACCAATGAGATCAATCAG GCGGACACGACACATCCTCTGACTAAACACAGGAAGATCGCGTCGTCATTCAGAGACTCCTCCCTCTTCGACATCTTCACTCTGTCCTGTAACCTCCTCAAACAG GCGTCTGGGaagaacctgaacctgaacgATGAGTCGCAGCACGGTTTGCTGATGCAGCTGCTCAAACTCAGCTACAATTGCCTCAACTACGACTTCATAGGAACTTCCACAGACGAGTCGTCGGACGACCTCTGCACTGTACAGATCCCCACGTCCTGGAGATCAG CGTTTCTTGATTCCTCCACCCTGCAGCTCTTTTTCAATTTATATCattccatccctccatccctctctccgtTG GTGTTGTCATGTCTAGTTCAGATCGCCTCCGTCAGACGATCTCTCTTCAACAACGCAGAGCGAGCAAAGTTCCTTTCACATTTGGTCGACGGAGTAAAGAGGATATTAGCAAACCCACAG tgtttacCGGATCCTAACAACTACCACGAGTTCTGTCGTCTGCTGGCGAGGCTGAAGAGCAACTACCAGCTGGGGGAACTGGTCAAAGTAGAAAACTACCCTGAAGTTATTCGACTCATAGCAAACTTCACTGTCACTAGTCTGCAG CACTGGGAGTTTGCTCCCAACAGCGTCCACTACCTGTTGAGTCTATGGCAGCGCCTGGCAGCGTCGGTCCCCTACGTCAAAGCCACCGAGCCTCACCTGCTGGAGACGTACACGCCGGAGGTCACCAAGGCCTACATCACCTCGCGGCTGGAGTCGGTCCATGTCATCCTCAG AGACGGTTTGGAGGATCCTCTCGATGACGCCGGCctcgtgcagcagcagctggaccAGTTGTCCACCATCGGGCGCTGCGAGTATGAGAAGACGTGTGCTCTGCTCGTCCAGCTGTTCGACCAGGCGGCGCAGACCtaccaggagctgctgcagtcCACCAACTCCAGCGCCGCTGACATCACCGTGCAGGAGG GTCGGTTAACGTGGTTGGTTTATATAATCGGGGCAGTGATCGGCGGACGGGTGTCGTTTGCGAGTACGGATGAGCAGGACGCCATGGACGGAGAGCTAGTCTGTCG GGTTCTGCAGCTGATGAATCTGACCGACTCCCGGTTAGCGCAGGCTGGGAACGAGAGACTGGAGCTCGCCATGCTCAGCTTCTTCGAACAGTTCAGGAAGATCTACATCGGGGACCAGGTGCAGAAATCCTCAAAG CTTTATCGACGACTATCAGAAGTTCTGGGTTTGAACGACGAGACGATGGTACTCAGCGTCTTTATAGGGAAAAT catcACAAACTTGAAGTACTGGGGCCAGTGTGAACCAATCACCTCCAAGACATTGCAGCTACTAAACGACCTCTCACTAGG GTACAGCAGCGTGAGGAAGCTGGTGAAGCTCACCGCGGTTCAGTTCATGTTGAACAACCACACG agcgaACACTTCTCCTTCCTCGGAGTGAACAACCAGTCGAATCTGAGCGACATGAGGTGTCGGACCACCTTCTACACGGCACTGGGGCGCCTGCTAATGGTGGATCTGG GCGAGGACGAGGACCAGTTCGAACAGTTCATGTTGCCTCTGACGGCTGCGTTTGAAACTGTGGCTCAGATGTTGAGCACAAACACCTTCAATGAGCAGGAAGCTAAG AGGACGCTGGTGGGTTTGGTCCGAGACCTGCGAGGCATCGCGTTCGCCTTCAACGCCAAGACGAGCTTCATGATGCTGTTCGACTGGAT ATACCCAGCCTACATGCCCATTTTACAGAGAGCCATCGAGCTGTGGTACCACGACCCAGCATGCACCACGCCGGTCCTCAAGCTCATGGCTGAACTCGTTCACAACAG ATCCCAGAGGTTACAGTTTGACGTGTCGTCACCGAACGGAATCCTGTTGTTCAGAGAAACCAGCAAGATGATCACTACCTACG GAAACCGTATCCTGACGCTGGGGGAGGTGCCGAAGGACCAGGTGTACGGGGTGAAGCTGAAGGGCGTCAGCGTGTGCTTCGCCATGCTGAAGGCGGTGCTCAGCGGGAACTACGTGAACTTCGGCGTCTTCCGTCTGTACGGCGACGACGCGCTGGACAACGCTCTGCAGACGTTCATCAAACTACTGCTGTCCATCCCCCACAGTGACTTACTA GACTACCCTAAGCTCAGCCAGTCGTTCTACTCGCTGCTCGAGGTGCTGACGCAGGATCACATGAACTTCATCGCCAGCCTGGAGCCTCACGTCGTCATGTACATCCTGTCCTCCATATCAGAAGGACTGACGGCGCTCG atacGATGGTGTGCACGGGCTGCTGCTCCAGTCTGGACCACATCGTCACCTACTTGTTCAAACAGCTGTCGCGCTCCACAAAGAAGCGTCCGGCTCCCATGGCAACGGACGATCGCTTCCTCCACATCATGCAGCAGCACCCGGAGATGATCCAGCAG ATGTTGTCCACAGTTTTAAACATCATCATCTTCGAGGACTGTCGGAACCAGTGGTCGATGTCACGACCTCTGTTAGGCCTCATCCTGCTCAACGAGAAG TATTTCGCTGACCTGAGGAACAGCATCGTCAACAGTCAGCCTCCGGAGAAGCAGCAAGCCATGCACTTATGTTTCGAGAACTTGATGGAAGGAATAGAAAGAAATCTACTCACCAAGAATCGGGACAG GTTTACTCAGAACTTGTCGGTGTTCAGGAGGGAGGTGAACGACAGCATGAAGAACTCGACGTACGGCGTCAACAGCAACGACATGATGAGCTGA
- the xpo7 gene encoding exportin-7 isoform X1, whose product MKWRKMADHVQGLAQLEILCKQLYETTESAVRLQAEKALVEFTNSPDCLSKCQLLLERGSSSYSQLLAATCLSKLVSRTSNPLPLEQRIDIRNYVLNYLATRPKLAAFVTQALIQLYARITKLGWFDCQKDDYVFRNVIADVTRFLQDSVEHCIIGVTILSQLTNEINQADTTHPLTKHRKIASSFRDSSLFDIFTLSCNLLKQASGKNLNLNDESQHGLLMQLLKLSYNCLNYDFIGTSTDESSDDLCTVQIPTSWRSAFLDSSTLQLFFNLYHSIPPSLSPLVLSCLVQIASVRRSLFNNAERAKFLSHLVDGVKRILANPQCLPDPNNYHEFCRLLARLKSNYQLGELVKVENYPEVIRLIANFTVTSLQHWEFAPNSVHYLLSLWQRLAASVPYVKATEPHLLETYTPEVTKAYITSRLESVHVILRDGLEDPLDDAGLVQQQLDQLSTIGRCEYEKTCALLVQLFDQAAQTYQELLQSTNSSAADITVQEGRLTWLVYIIGAVIGGRVSFASTDEQDAMDGELVCRVLQLMNLTDSRLAQAGNERLELAMLSFFEQFRKIYIGDQVQKSSKLYRRLSEVLGLNDETMVLSVFIGKIITNLKYWGQCEPITSKTLQLLNDLSLGYSSVRKLVKLTAVQFMLNNHTSEHFSFLGVNNQSNLSDMRCRTTFYTALGRLLMVDLGEDEDQFEQFMLPLTAAFETVAQMLSTNTFNEQEAKPITAASHILIEKQRTLVGLVRDLRGIAFAFNAKTSFMMLFDWIYPAYMPILQRAIELWYHDPACTTPVLKLMAELVHNRSQRLQFDVSSPNGILLFRETSKMITTYGNRILTLGEVPKDQVYGVKLKGVSVCFAMLKAVLSGNYVNFGVFRLYGDDALDNALQTFIKLLLSIPHSDLLDYPKLSQSFYSLLEVLTQDHMNFIASLEPHVVMYILSSISEGLTALDTMVCTGCCSSLDHIVTYLFKQLSRSTKKRPAPMATDDRFLHIMQQHPEMIQQMLSTVLNIIIFEDCRNQWSMSRPLLGLILLNEKYFADLRNSIVNSQPPEKQQAMHLCFENLMEGIERNLLTKNRDRFTQNLSVFRREVNDSMKNSTYGVNSNDMMS is encoded by the exons GGCCTTGCCCAGCTGGAGATCCTGTGTAAGCAGCTGTACGAGACGACCGAATCCGCCGTCCGACTCCAGGCAGAGAAAGCTCTGGTCGAGTTCACCAACAGCCCCGACTGTCTCAGCAAgtgtcagctgctgctggagagaggCAGC TCGTCGTACTCTCAGCTGCTCGCAGCCACGTGTTTGTCTAAATTGGTTTCTCGGACCAGCAACCCTCTGCCCCTGGAGCAACGCATCGACATAC GGAACTATGTTCTGAATTATTTGGCCACGCGGCCGAAGTTAGCGGCGTTTGTGACCCAGGCTCTGATCCAGCTGTACGCCCGAATCACCAAGCTGGGCTGGTTCGACTGTCAGAAAGATGACTACGTGTTCAGGAACGTCATCGCTGATGTGACTCGCTTCCTACAG GACAGTGTTGAACACTGCATCATAGGGGTGACCATTCTGTCCCAGCTGACCAATGAGATCAATCAG GCGGACACGACACATCCTCTGACTAAACACAGGAAGATCGCGTCGTCATTCAGAGACTCCTCCCTCTTCGACATCTTCACTCTGTCCTGTAACCTCCTCAAACAG GCGTCTGGGaagaacctgaacctgaacgATGAGTCGCAGCACGGTTTGCTGATGCAGCTGCTCAAACTCAGCTACAATTGCCTCAACTACGACTTCATAGGAACTTCCACAGACGAGTCGTCGGACGACCTCTGCACTGTACAGATCCCCACGTCCTGGAGATCAG CGTTTCTTGATTCCTCCACCCTGCAGCTCTTTTTCAATTTATATCattccatccctccatccctctctccgtTG GTGTTGTCATGTCTAGTTCAGATCGCCTCCGTCAGACGATCTCTCTTCAACAACGCAGAGCGAGCAAAGTTCCTTTCACATTTGGTCGACGGAGTAAAGAGGATATTAGCAAACCCACAG tgtttacCGGATCCTAACAACTACCACGAGTTCTGTCGTCTGCTGGCGAGGCTGAAGAGCAACTACCAGCTGGGGGAACTGGTCAAAGTAGAAAACTACCCTGAAGTTATTCGACTCATAGCAAACTTCACTGTCACTAGTCTGCAG CACTGGGAGTTTGCTCCCAACAGCGTCCACTACCTGTTGAGTCTATGGCAGCGCCTGGCAGCGTCGGTCCCCTACGTCAAAGCCACCGAGCCTCACCTGCTGGAGACGTACACGCCGGAGGTCACCAAGGCCTACATCACCTCGCGGCTGGAGTCGGTCCATGTCATCCTCAG AGACGGTTTGGAGGATCCTCTCGATGACGCCGGCctcgtgcagcagcagctggaccAGTTGTCCACCATCGGGCGCTGCGAGTATGAGAAGACGTGTGCTCTGCTCGTCCAGCTGTTCGACCAGGCGGCGCAGACCtaccaggagctgctgcagtcCACCAACTCCAGCGCCGCTGACATCACCGTGCAGGAGG GTCGGTTAACGTGGTTGGTTTATATAATCGGGGCAGTGATCGGCGGACGGGTGTCGTTTGCGAGTACGGATGAGCAGGACGCCATGGACGGAGAGCTAGTCTGTCG GGTTCTGCAGCTGATGAATCTGACCGACTCCCGGTTAGCGCAGGCTGGGAACGAGAGACTGGAGCTCGCCATGCTCAGCTTCTTCGAACAGTTCAGGAAGATCTACATCGGGGACCAGGTGCAGAAATCCTCAAAG CTTTATCGACGACTATCAGAAGTTCTGGGTTTGAACGACGAGACGATGGTACTCAGCGTCTTTATAGGGAAAAT catcACAAACTTGAAGTACTGGGGCCAGTGTGAACCAATCACCTCCAAGACATTGCAGCTACTAAACGACCTCTCACTAGG GTACAGCAGCGTGAGGAAGCTGGTGAAGCTCACCGCGGTTCAGTTCATGTTGAACAACCACACG agcgaACACTTCTCCTTCCTCGGAGTGAACAACCAGTCGAATCTGAGCGACATGAGGTGTCGGACCACCTTCTACACGGCACTGGGGCGCCTGCTAATGGTGGATCTGG GCGAGGACGAGGACCAGTTCGAACAGTTCATGTTGCCTCTGACGGCTGCGTTTGAAACTGTGGCTCAGATGTTGAGCACAAACACCTTCAATGAGCAGGAAGCTAAG ccaatcacagcagcaagTCACATCCTGATTGAAAAACAG AGGACGCTGGTGGGTTTGGTCCGAGACCTGCGAGGCATCGCGTTCGCCTTCAACGCCAAGACGAGCTTCATGATGCTGTTCGACTGGAT ATACCCAGCCTACATGCCCATTTTACAGAGAGCCATCGAGCTGTGGTACCACGACCCAGCATGCACCACGCCGGTCCTCAAGCTCATGGCTGAACTCGTTCACAACAG ATCCCAGAGGTTACAGTTTGACGTGTCGTCACCGAACGGAATCCTGTTGTTCAGAGAAACCAGCAAGATGATCACTACCTACG GAAACCGTATCCTGACGCTGGGGGAGGTGCCGAAGGACCAGGTGTACGGGGTGAAGCTGAAGGGCGTCAGCGTGTGCTTCGCCATGCTGAAGGCGGTGCTCAGCGGGAACTACGTGAACTTCGGCGTCTTCCGTCTGTACGGCGACGACGCGCTGGACAACGCTCTGCAGACGTTCATCAAACTACTGCTGTCCATCCCCCACAGTGACTTACTA GACTACCCTAAGCTCAGCCAGTCGTTCTACTCGCTGCTCGAGGTGCTGACGCAGGATCACATGAACTTCATCGCCAGCCTGGAGCCTCACGTCGTCATGTACATCCTGTCCTCCATATCAGAAGGACTGACGGCGCTCG atacGATGGTGTGCACGGGCTGCTGCTCCAGTCTGGACCACATCGTCACCTACTTGTTCAAACAGCTGTCGCGCTCCACAAAGAAGCGTCCGGCTCCCATGGCAACGGACGATCGCTTCCTCCACATCATGCAGCAGCACCCGGAGATGATCCAGCAG ATGTTGTCCACAGTTTTAAACATCATCATCTTCGAGGACTGTCGGAACCAGTGGTCGATGTCACGACCTCTGTTAGGCCTCATCCTGCTCAACGAGAAG TATTTCGCTGACCTGAGGAACAGCATCGTCAACAGTCAGCCTCCGGAGAAGCAGCAAGCCATGCACTTATGTTTCGAGAACTTGATGGAAGGAATAGAAAGAAATCTACTCACCAAGAATCGGGACAG GTTTACTCAGAACTTGTCGGTGTTCAGGAGGGAGGTGAACGACAGCATGAAGAACTCGACGTACGGCGTCAACAGCAACGACATGATGAGCTGA